Genomic DNA from Spirochaetaceae bacterium:
GCACCGTCCGGCGCCGGGAACAGGAACGTCTGCACCAGCAGGCTGCCGACGATTACGACGACCGACAGGCCGACGGCGATCAGGGTTCTGCGATCCATGGGAGTCTAACGCCGCGGTGCCGGCGGCACCGGGTCGTAGCCGCCGCGGTGGAACGGATGGCAGCGCAGAATGCGCCGCAGACCGAGACCCGTCCCGCGCACCACGCCATGGGTGGCGACCGCCTCGGCCATGTAGTGGGAACAGGTCGGGTGGAAGCGGCAACTCGCCGGCAGCAGCGGCGACAGCAACAGTTGATAGCACCGGATCGCCGCTCGGAGCACCCGCCCGGCGCCGGTCGCC
This window encodes:
- the yidD gene encoding membrane protein insertion efficiency factor YidD, whose amino-acid sequence is MSRVQATGAGRVLRAAIRCYQLLLSPLLPASCRFHPTCSHYMAEAVATHGVVRGTGLGLRRILRCHPFHRGGYDPVPPAPRR